In one Modestobacter sp. L9-4 genomic region, the following are encoded:
- a CDS encoding prepilin peptidase: MTALLCVAVALLGALAGRAVHRASGGALTRPMDPAPGAGGAGALATLPVTAVGTGGAGPVLAAVVGAVASTAVVLRFGASADLPAWLWLVLVGLLLGVVDLREHRLPNRVLLWGSGLAVLLLAGAALVSGRWDDLGRGLLAGLACFGLLLVMALISPSGLGMGDVKLVGLTGLYLGWLGWPSVVAGLFLGFLGQALLGLCLLVARRTGLKTDLPFGPALLAGALVAALLSGPWALTLW; encoded by the coding sequence GTGACCGCGCTGCTCTGCGTCGCCGTCGCGCTGCTCGGCGCACTGGCCGGCCGTGCTGTCCACCGGGCCTCCGGCGGTGCCCTCACCCGGCCGATGGACCCCGCGCCCGGCGCCGGTGGCGCAGGCGCTCTCGCCACGCTGCCCGTGACCGCCGTCGGCACCGGGGGAGCGGGCCCCGTGCTGGCCGCAGTGGTGGGTGCCGTGGCGTCGACCGCCGTGGTCCTGCGTTTCGGGGCGTCCGCGGACCTGCCGGCCTGGCTGTGGCTGGTGCTGGTCGGGCTCCTGCTGGGCGTGGTCGACCTCCGGGAGCACCGGTTGCCCAACCGGGTCCTGCTGTGGGGGAGCGGGCTGGCCGTGCTGCTGCTGGCCGGCGCGGCCCTGGTCTCCGGGCGTTGGGACGACCTGGGGCGGGGACTGCTCGCCGGCCTGGCCTGCTTCGGACTGCTGCTGGTCATGGCGCTGATCAGCCCGTCCGGTCTGGGCATGGGCGACGTCAAGCTGGTCGGGCTCACCGGGCTGTACCTGGGCTGGCTCGGGTGGCCGAGCGTGGTCGCCGGTCTCTTCCTGGGCTTCCTCGGGCAGGCCCTGCTGGGCCTCTGTCTGCTGGTGGCTCGGCGCACGGGGTTGAAGACGGACCTGCCCTTCGGCCCCGCTCTGCTCGCGGGCGCCCTCGTCGCCGCACTGCTCTCCGGGCCATGGGCGCTCACGCTCTGGTGA
- a CDS encoding Flp family type IVb pilin, translated as MVTLFQSLYTLSVVAGGRVNDRMTSLKDEKGASAVEYAMLVGVLAVVIIGALVLFGEKVTNLFNGIDLNAPAATPKAG; from the coding sequence GTGGTCACCCTCTTCCAGTCGCTCTACACCCTCTCCGTCGTCGCCGGCGGCCGCGTCAACGACCGCATGACCTCGCTCAAGGACGAGAAGGGCGCCAGCGCCGTCGAGTACGCGATGCTCGTCGGCGTCCTGGCGGTCGTGATCATCGGCGCCCTGGTCCTCTTCGGCGAGAAGGTCACCAACCTCTTCAACGGCATCGACCTCAACGCCCCCGCCGCCACCCCCAAGGCCGGCTGA
- a CDS encoding TadE/TadG family type IV pilus assembly protein — MRATHAARPAGRSCSAARLRGERGAAAVEFALVVPLLLVILLGIIAASQAFQTQARLTAAAREGARVVALSGTTTTTMTDATAAATAAVQSAAGDLGISASQITFSRPSCPSTAPTPTGPAATDPTATVTVTIAYNGSFGAGLFGAAGLDLTGKAVMRCGG; from the coding sequence GTGCGCGCCACCCATGCTGCCCGCCCTGCCGGCCGGAGCTGTTCCGCTGCCCGGCTGCGTGGCGAGCGCGGTGCCGCAGCCGTCGAGTTCGCCCTGGTCGTCCCGCTGCTGCTGGTGATCCTCCTCGGCATCATCGCGGCCAGCCAGGCGTTCCAGACGCAGGCCCGGCTGACTGCCGCGGCCCGTGAGGGCGCCCGGGTCGTCGCACTGAGCGGCACCACGACCACGACGATGACCGATGCCACGGCTGCGGCCACGGCCGCGGTGCAGTCGGCCGCAGGCGACCTCGGCATCTCCGCCTCGCAGATCACGTTCAGCCGGCCGTCGTGCCCCTCGACCGCCCCGACGCCGACCGGTCCCGCAGCGACCGACCCGACAGCGACCGTCACCGTCACGATCGCCTACAACGGGTCCTTCGGCGCCGGCCTGTTCGGTGCTGCCGGCCTGGACCTCACCGGCAAGGCGGTCATGCGATGCGGCGGCTGA
- a CDS encoding pilus assembly protein TadG-related protein, producing the protein MRRLTGALGGRLREERGAIAIFVALSMTVLIAFAAIAIDTSAARRDQQLLRNAADAAALAVALDCAHALPFVPDAVPPTACPAAVKDASTDTAIRLVSDNAVNGGTVTTDLVGRKVTVTVSAAVSRPIPIGPGTVTVSSTAEWTPATISYPASYPLALSWCRYLQLPAQTPSHPAGEPNGLWLLPPRQEITPAAWVGNDTCSGPDGSLVLPSSVMTPTDAGAACGSSSAKGRDVTGQVFQPVAFAARTCVASSQFGAVTSWPYGGYQIVVPVYDQVRGDQYRVREHLGFHVMGVTADGGLWGFSTGKADPALGTPVPSSVRLTV; encoded by the coding sequence ATGCGGCGGCTGACCGGTGCACTCGGCGGTCGTCTCCGCGAGGAGCGCGGCGCCATCGCCATCTTCGTCGCCCTGAGCATGACCGTGCTGATCGCCTTCGCGGCCATCGCCATCGACACCTCGGCCGCGCGCCGGGACCAGCAGCTCCTGCGCAACGCCGCCGACGCCGCGGCCCTCGCCGTCGCCCTGGACTGCGCCCACGCGCTGCCCTTCGTCCCCGACGCCGTGCCGCCCACCGCCTGCCCGGCCGCCGTCAAGGACGCGTCGACGGACACCGCCATCCGCCTGGTGTCCGACAACGCCGTCAACGGCGGCACGGTCACCACCGACCTCGTCGGCCGGAAGGTGACGGTCACCGTCAGCGCCGCGGTCTCGCGGCCCATCCCGATCGGGCCGGGCACCGTGACGGTGAGCTCGACGGCCGAGTGGACGCCGGCGACGATCAGCTACCCGGCCAGCTACCCCCTCGCCCTCTCCTGGTGCCGCTACCTCCAGCTACCCGCCCAGACGCCGTCCCACCCGGCCGGCGAGCCGAACGGGCTGTGGCTCCTGCCGCCCCGGCAGGAGATCACCCCGGCCGCCTGGGTCGGCAACGACACCTGCAGCGGACCGGACGGCTCCCTGGTCCTCCCCAGCAGCGTGATGACCCCGACCGACGCCGGTGCCGCCTGCGGCAGCAGCTCGGCCAAGGGCAGGGACGTGACCGGCCAGGTCTTCCAGCCGGTCGCCTTCGCGGCCCGCACCTGCGTCGCGAGCAGCCAGTTCGGTGCCGTGACCAGCTGGCCCTACGGCGGCTACCAGATCGTCGTGCCGGTCTACGACCAGGTGCGCGGCGACCAGTACCGCGTCCGGGAACACCTCGGCTTCCACGTCATGGGGGTCACCGCCGACGGCGGCCTGTGGGGCTTCTCCACGGGCAAGGCCGACCCCGCACTGGGCACCCCGGTGCCCTCCTCTGTCCGGTTGACGGTCTGA
- a CDS encoding AAA family ATPase produces MSTVLTIGLGAELAERFTAASTTATHLGVEGLDADGGLAARLAETGNPQVLVLGSGVPLQRALDLAAWVDVASAATSVVVVGPSDPDLWVAAMRSGVRDVLSPDAGPDDVVAVLRRCAERARALATTVEEDSDHRVIVVASAKGGVGKTTVSTNLAVGLARSGTGSTVIVDLDLQFGDVASALALVPEYSLPDTVHGAASSDPLVLKTFLTRHPSGLYVVAGSDSPAAGDAVTSEQVARLIDTLRQEFQYVVLDTAPGLSDHTLTVLERATDLVLLSGGDVPGVRGLRKEIDVLTELGLVPDRRHLLLNMWDTDGALSMKDIETTIGAPLDLVLPRSSAVPLSTNTGVPLLQAGGRDPVAKGLQTLLDRFLPLAASVRTGLFGRRKAGAR; encoded by the coding sequence ATGAGCACCGTCCTGACCATCGGCCTCGGGGCCGAGCTCGCCGAGCGGTTCACCGCCGCCAGCACGACCGCCACCCACCTCGGCGTCGAGGGACTGGACGCCGACGGGGGCCTGGCCGCCCGTCTCGCGGAGACCGGGAACCCCCAGGTGCTCGTGCTCGGTTCCGGCGTCCCGTTGCAGCGTGCGCTGGACCTGGCGGCATGGGTCGACGTCGCCAGCGCCGCCACCAGCGTCGTCGTCGTCGGCCCGTCGGACCCCGACCTGTGGGTCGCGGCGATGCGCTCCGGCGTGCGCGACGTGCTCAGCCCCGACGCCGGCCCGGACGACGTCGTGGCCGTGCTCCGCCGCTGCGCCGAGCGCGCCCGTGCGCTGGCCACCACCGTGGAGGAGGACTCCGACCACCGCGTCATCGTGGTCGCCTCGGCCAAGGGCGGCGTCGGCAAGACCACCGTGTCGACCAACCTCGCCGTCGGACTGGCCCGGTCGGGCACCGGCTCGACCGTCATCGTCGACCTGGACCTGCAGTTCGGTGACGTGGCGAGCGCGCTGGCCCTGGTGCCCGAGTACTCGCTGCCCGACACGGTGCACGGCGCGGCCAGCAGCGACCCGCTGGTGCTCAAGACCTTCCTCACCCGGCACCCCAGCGGGCTCTACGTCGTCGCCGGCAGCGACTCCCCGGCCGCCGGCGACGCGGTCACCTCCGAGCAGGTCGCCCGGCTGATCGACACGCTCCGGCAGGAGTTCCAGTACGTCGTGCTGGACACCGCGCCCGGTCTGTCCGACCACACCCTCACCGTGCTGGAGAGGGCCACCGACCTGGTCCTGCTCAGCGGCGGTGACGTCCCCGGGGTGCGCGGCCTCCGCAAGGAGATCGACGTGCTCACCGAGCTCGGCCTCGTGCCGGACCGCCGTCACCTGCTGCTCAACATGTGGGACACCGACGGCGCGCTCTCGATGAAGGACATCGAGACCACCATCGGCGCCCCGCTGGACCTCGTCCTGCCGCGCAGCTCGGCGGTGCCACTCTCGACGAACACGGGTGTCCCGCTGCTGCAGGCCGGTGGCCGCGACCCGGTGGCCAAGGGCCTGCAGACCCTGCTCGACCGCTTCCTGCCGCTGGCCGCCTCGGTGCGCACCGGCCTGTTCGGCCGGCGCAAGGCCGGTGCGCGATGA
- a CDS encoding CpaF family protein has translation MTLTDRIATARGENVLGPEPVQVARAAAALASPAKSLADRVATTVEPGHEVAATTGSGDALTRLKNRASRALFDRLGNKLNDPDLPEEHLHALVRTELQRVLANEQTALSGEDRRRLMSEITDEVLGYGPLQPLLEDTDITEIMVNGPDRVYVEKRGRLTLTTTSFADEAHLRRVTERIVSRVGRRIDESSPLVDARLADGSRVNAIIPPLAFSGSSLTIRKFSRTPLQVADLISFGTMSPEMAELLRACVEARLNIIVAGGTGTGKTTLLNVLSSFIPETERIITIEDAVELQLQQEHVVRLESRPANIEGKGAIGIRELVRNSLRMRPDRIVVGEVRGGESLDMLQAMNTGHDGSLSTVHANTPRDAVARLETLVLMAGMDLPLRAVREQVASAVDVIVQISRLRDGTRRITHVTEVQGMEGDTVTLQDAFVFDYSGGTDLNGRIIGKAVPTGVRPRFTQRFEELGIAVSPRVFGAPVHRTTSPGRA, from the coding sequence ATGACCCTCACCGACCGCATCGCGACCGCGCGGGGCGAGAACGTGCTCGGCCCCGAGCCGGTGCAGGTGGCCCGTGCGGCCGCCGCGCTGGCCAGCCCGGCCAAGAGCCTCGCCGACCGGGTCGCCACGACCGTCGAGCCCGGGCACGAGGTCGCGGCCACGACGGGCTCGGGGGACGCGCTGACCCGGCTCAAGAACCGCGCCAGCCGTGCGCTCTTCGACCGGCTGGGCAACAAGCTCAACGACCCCGACCTGCCCGAGGAGCACCTGCACGCCCTGGTGCGCACCGAGCTGCAGCGGGTGCTCGCCAACGAGCAGACCGCGCTGTCCGGCGAGGACCGCCGGCGGCTGATGAGCGAGATCACCGACGAGGTGCTCGGCTACGGCCCCCTGCAGCCGCTGCTCGAGGACACCGACATCACCGAGATCATGGTCAACGGCCCGGACCGGGTCTACGTCGAGAAGCGCGGCCGGCTCACCCTCACCACGACCTCCTTCGCCGACGAGGCGCACCTGCGCCGGGTCACCGAGCGGATCGTCTCCCGGGTGGGCCGCCGCATCGACGAGTCCTCGCCGCTGGTCGACGCACGCCTGGCCGACGGCTCCCGCGTCAACGCGATCATCCCGCCGCTGGCGTTCAGCGGTTCCTCGCTGACCATCCGCAAGTTCTCCCGCACCCCGCTGCAGGTCGCCGACCTCATCTCCTTCGGGACGATGAGCCCGGAGATGGCCGAGCTGCTGCGGGCCTGTGTGGAGGCGCGGCTCAACATCATCGTCGCCGGTGGCACCGGGACGGGTAAGACGACGCTGCTCAACGTGCTCAGCTCCTTCATCCCGGAGACCGAGCGGATCATCACCATCGAGGACGCCGTCGAGCTGCAGCTGCAGCAGGAGCACGTCGTCCGGCTGGAGTCCCGCCCGGCCAACATCGAGGGAAAGGGCGCCATCGGCATCCGCGAGCTGGTGCGCAACTCGCTGCGCATGCGGCCCGACCGCATCGTGGTCGGTGAGGTCCGCGGCGGCGAGAGCCTGGACATGCTGCAGGCGATGAACACCGGCCATGACGGCTCGCTGTCGACCGTGCACGCCAACACCCCGCGCGACGCCGTCGCCCGCCTGGAGACCCTGGTGCTCATGGCGGGCATGGACCTGCCGCTGCGCGCCGTGCGCGAGCAGGTGGCCTCGGCCGTCGACGTCATCGTGCAGATCTCCCGGCTGCGGGACGGCACCCGCCGGATCACCCACGTGACCGAGGTGCAGGGCATGGAGGGCGACACGGTGACCCTGCAGGACGCCTTCGTCTTCGACTACTCCGGCGGCACGGACCTCAACGGCCGGATCATCGGCAAGGCCGTCCCCACCGGGGTCCGGCCACGCTTCACCCAGCGCTTCGAGGAGCTGGGCATCGCCGTGTCACCGCGGGTCTTCGGGGCTCCCGTGCACCGGACCACCTCGCCGGGGCGTGCGTGA
- a CDS encoding type II secretion system F family protein, with translation MPVIVWIGVALVGLALAGGVLVVAGPRRTTVPLSRLAPGRQAAPSGGLSSAAVGTTAGVDRLLQHTGRTERLEVALERAGIRSKPSEVVVITGGAALGLAALGLLAGGPLFALVGAALAPIGAKVLVGRATRRRQTAFAEQLDDALQLMAGSLRAGHSVHRALDTVSHDTAAPISEEFSRVVNETRVGRDLGAALDEVADRTQSEDFAWVVQAIAIHREVGGNLAEVLDRVSNTIRERGQLRRQARALSAEGRISGVVLLVMPFVITGVLLVISPHYVGQLFSSSGGITAVAVAGVLMLIGSLWIRQTVKVEF, from the coding sequence ATGCCCGTCATCGTGTGGATCGGCGTCGCCCTCGTCGGACTGGCCCTCGCCGGCGGCGTCCTCGTGGTCGCCGGACCGCGGCGCACCACGGTGCCGCTGTCCCGGCTCGCCCCCGGGCGGCAGGCCGCCCCGTCGGGCGGGTTGTCCTCGGCGGCCGTGGGCACCACGGCGGGGGTCGACCGGCTGCTGCAGCACACCGGACGCACCGAGCGACTCGAGGTCGCGTTGGAGCGCGCCGGCATCCGCAGCAAGCCCTCGGAGGTCGTCGTCATCACCGGCGGCGCCGCCCTCGGTCTGGCGGCGCTGGGCCTGCTCGCCGGTGGGCCGCTGTTCGCCCTCGTCGGCGCCGCCCTCGCCCCGATCGGTGCGAAGGTGCTGGTGGGCCGGGCGACCCGACGCAGGCAGACCGCCTTCGCCGAGCAGTTGGACGACGCACTGCAGCTCATGGCCGGCAGCCTGCGGGCCGGGCACAGCGTGCACCGCGCCCTGGACACCGTCAGTCACGACACCGCGGCGCCGATCTCCGAGGAGTTCTCCCGGGTGGTCAACGAGACCCGCGTCGGTCGGGACCTCGGCGCCGCCCTGGACGAGGTCGCCGACCGCACCCAGAGCGAGGACTTCGCCTGGGTCGTGCAGGCGATCGCCATCCACCGCGAGGTCGGTGGCAACCTCGCCGAGGTGCTCGACCGGGTCAGCAACACGATCCGGGAGCGCGGCCAGCTGCGCCGCCAGGCGCGGGCGCTGTCCGCCGAGGGGCGCATCTCCGGCGTCGTCCTGCTGGTGATGCCCTTCGTCATCACGGGCGTGCTGCTGGTGATCTCCCCGCACTACGTCGGCCAGCTCTTCAGCTCCTCCGGCGGCATCACGGCGGTCGCGGTCGCCGGCGTCCTGATGCTCATCGGCTCCCTCTGGATCCGGCAGACCGTGAAGGTGGAGTTCTGA
- a CDS encoding type II secretion system F family protein — MTPVLLLAILAVVLPIGWALHRALSRSSRSLSIARRNLTRGLETTELPQVGSLESRGTGSGALLRALTPETAARRMRRLLDVAGWPGGWTMMRTLWSKIWLGLGVLLLAGWWFAASPGLVSALFLVVLPIGAYHLPELLLSRMGKSRQEQIARQLPDVLDQMVICVAAGLGFEAAMSRAATNGTGALAAELTRTVQDIAVGRPRREAYEGLVRRSHVPDVQRFIGAVNQADAYGVSISDVLRVQAEEMRVKRRQRAEEAAMKVPVKVTFPLMVCILPALLIIVVGPAVMGLSGVFG, encoded by the coding sequence ATGACCCCGGTCCTCCTGCTGGCGATCCTGGCGGTCGTCCTGCCCATCGGCTGGGCGCTGCACCGGGCGCTGTCGCGGTCGAGCCGTTCCCTGTCGATCGCACGGCGCAACCTCACACGGGGCCTGGAGACCACCGAGCTGCCCCAGGTCGGCTCGCTCGAGTCGCGCGGCACCGGTTCCGGGGCCCTCCTGCGAGCGCTGACGCCCGAGACGGCGGCCCGCCGGATGCGCCGTCTGCTGGACGTGGCCGGCTGGCCCGGCGGCTGGACGATGATGCGCACGTTGTGGAGCAAGATCTGGCTCGGCCTCGGTGTCCTCCTCCTCGCCGGCTGGTGGTTCGCCGCCTCGCCCGGCCTGGTCTCGGCCCTGTTCCTCGTCGTGCTGCCGATCGGTGCCTACCACCTGCCCGAGCTGCTGCTGTCGAGGATGGGCAAGAGCCGGCAGGAGCAGATCGCCCGTCAGCTGCCCGACGTCCTGGACCAGATGGTCATCTGCGTCGCCGCCGGGCTGGGTTTCGAGGCCGCGATGTCCCGGGCGGCCACCAACGGCACGGGCGCCCTGGCCGCGGAGCTGACCCGGACGGTGCAGGACATCGCCGTCGGCCGGCCGCGGCGGGAGGCCTACGAGGGCCTGGTCCGCCGGTCGCACGTACCCGACGTCCAGCGCTTCATCGGTGCGGTCAACCAGGCCGACGCCTACGGGGTGTCGATCTCCGACGTCCTCCGGGTGCAGGCCGAGGAGATGCGCGTCAAGCGCCGTCAGCGCGCGGAAGAGGCGGCGATGAAGGTGCCCGTCAAGGTCACCTTCCCGCTCATGGTCTGCATCCTGCCGGCCCTGCTCATCATCGTGGTCGGCCCGGCCGTCATGGGCCTGTCCGGCGTCTTCGGCTGA
- a CDS encoding DUF11 domain-containing protein, which produces MVTIVPRRPVRTWWPALLACALVVTVGGVVATAPTADAVQTPTECANAVGLVNGGFELPAVKVNELSFFDQSKVPGWKTTASDGQIEIWHNVHEGVTAAGGTQHAELNANKPSALYQDLPTIPGTVMRWSLAHRGRTGADTMAVSIGPAGDTLVEQRQITDDTSAWGRYSGLYTVPAGQTTTRFSFGAVSTNGGKLSIGNFLDDITFGTNGCLVSTQDVTSSSGGPYAQAGDVLTITVRATSGGGNPALGTSLSSPLPAGTSLVPGSIRVTGPAGAATVSDGKGDDLGEYDPVTRQVVVRLGTGATSTTGGSLAEGEVGTVTYQVRVDPSTQPSTSTSESVVTYTDPLANTVKTSTTNTASMVLSPVADVAVTVARTSTGAVVAGLPVTYTATLTNLGGTSSISGQDYAYATRLTSQLPAALTAVTGSTPGGTCTVSGSTLTCDVGTLTRNATATVTVTATVLSDTPPAVRGLAFTVTGTTGSRDLTPGNDSATATDDLTAVADVGVTLSTSSAPPVAGTDVTYTAVLTNRGPSTARSVVLSDVLPTGTSNPRGSVPGGTCTVPPGSPASLQCTVPAVQAGASTTVTVVLFTDPSLTGTLSNTVSVTATTPDPAAADNTATVSRTMTAVADVRAVLTVPPGNVPLGGSTAYTLTITNAGPSTAVNVGISGGAPAGFTVNPPSSPYCSYSGCTIPSLRPGASAVIKGTAPVAKSTAPGRAPVYASAYASTFDPNTADNTSNTIVLVGAPSLQVSVLGAITDTRRTRGAATGDDVVWTYVVSNTGDVDVTGLSVLLANGNAVPSTCQAGTLPKGATAACRAALPQRVTAADVSGLAVKTTAQVTGSWVGGTEVRSPSVGGSVVTVLPSAGALQASGVSTTSTLQPSPSSITSVLAPAPVLGLPAPWLRTASASSVVGVPASTGR; this is translated from the coding sequence GTGGTCACGATCGTGCCGCGCCGTCCGGTCCGGACCTGGTGGCCCGCCCTGTTGGCCTGCGCCCTCGTCGTCACGGTCGGCGGGGTGGTCGCCACCGCGCCCACCGCGGACGCCGTGCAGACCCCGACGGAGTGCGCCAACGCCGTCGGACTCGTCAACGGTGGCTTCGAGCTGCCGGCCGTGAAGGTCAACGAGCTCTCCTTCTTCGACCAGTCGAAGGTCCCCGGCTGGAAGACCACCGCCTCGGACGGTCAGATCGAGATCTGGCACAACGTGCACGAGGGCGTCACCGCCGCAGGGGGGACCCAGCACGCCGAGCTGAACGCGAACAAGCCCTCGGCGCTCTACCAGGACCTGCCCACCATCCCGGGGACGGTGATGCGCTGGAGCCTGGCCCACCGCGGTCGCACGGGTGCCGACACGATGGCCGTGAGCATCGGCCCGGCCGGCGACACCCTCGTCGAGCAGCGGCAGATCACCGACGACACCAGCGCCTGGGGCAGGTACTCCGGCCTCTACACCGTCCCCGCGGGTCAGACGACCACCCGCTTCTCCTTCGGGGCGGTCAGCACCAACGGCGGCAAGCTCAGCATCGGCAACTTCCTGGACGACATCACCTTCGGCACCAACGGCTGCCTCGTCAGCACGCAGGACGTCACCTCCTCCTCCGGCGGCCCCTACGCCCAGGCCGGCGACGTCCTCACCATCACCGTCCGGGCCACCAGCGGCGGCGGGAACCCGGCCCTCGGGACCAGCCTGTCCAGCCCCCTGCCGGCCGGCACCTCGCTCGTGCCCGGCTCCATCCGGGTGACCGGCCCCGCGGGCGCGGCCACCGTCAGCGACGGGAAGGGGGACGACCTCGGCGAGTACGACCCGGTGACGCGGCAGGTCGTCGTCCGGCTCGGCACCGGCGCCACCTCCACCACCGGCGGCTCCCTCGCCGAGGGCGAGGTGGGCACGGTGACCTACCAGGTCCGCGTCGACCCCTCGACCCAGCCCAGCACCTCCACCTCCGAGTCCGTCGTGACCTACACCGACCCGCTCGCGAACACGGTGAAGACCTCGACGACCAACACGGCGAGCATGGTCCTGAGCCCGGTCGCCGACGTCGCCGTGACGGTCGCCCGGACCAGCACCGGCGCGGTCGTCGCCGGCCTGCCCGTGACGTACACCGCGACGCTGACCAACCTCGGCGGCACGAGCTCGATCTCCGGCCAGGACTACGCCTACGCGACCCGGCTGACCAGTCAGCTGCCCGCCGCGCTGACCGCCGTCACGGGGAGCACGCCCGGTGGCACCTGCACGGTGTCCGGCAGCACCCTCACCTGCGACGTCGGCACCCTGACCAGGAACGCCACGGCCACCGTCACGGTGACCGCGACGGTGCTCTCGGACACCCCGCCGGCCGTCCGCGGGCTGGCCTTCACGGTCACGGGCACCACCGGCAGCCGCGACCTGACCCCGGGCAACGACTCCGCGACCGCGACCGACGACCTGACGGCGGTGGCCGACGTCGGGGTGACGCTGAGCACGAGCTCCGCACCGCCGGTGGCCGGGACCGACGTCACGTACACGGCCGTGCTGACCAACCGCGGCCCCTCGACCGCCCGCTCGGTCGTGCTGAGCGACGTGCTGCCGACCGGCACGTCCAACCCGCGGGGCTCGGTGCCCGGCGGCACCTGCACGGTGCCGCCCGGCAGCCCCGCCAGCCTGCAGTGCACGGTCCCCGCCGTGCAGGCAGGTGCCAGCACGACGGTGACGGTCGTGCTGTTCACCGACCCCAGCCTCACCGGCACCCTGTCGAACACGGTCTCGGTGACCGCCACGACGCCGGACCCGGCCGCTGCGGACAACACGGCCACCGTCAGCCGCACCATGACGGCCGTGGCCGACGTGCGCGCCGTGCTCACCGTGCCGCCCGGCAACGTCCCCCTCGGCGGGTCGACCGCCTACACGCTGACCATCACCAACGCGGGCCCGTCGACGGCGGTCAACGTGGGCATCTCCGGCGGTGCTCCGGCGGGCTTCACCGTGAACCCGCCGTCGAGCCCCTACTGCAGCTACTCGGGGTGCACCATCCCCTCCCTGAGGCCGGGCGCCTCTGCGGTCATCAAGGGCACCGCCCCGGTCGCCAAGTCGACCGCCCCCGGCCGGGCACCCGTGTACGCCTCCGCCTACGCCTCGACGTTCGACCCCAACACGGCCGACAACACCAGCAACACGATCGTGCTGGTGGGCGCACCGTCGCTGCAGGTCTCGGTGCTCGGGGCGATCACCGACACCCGCCGTACCCGCGGTGCCGCCACCGGCGACGACGTCGTCTGGACCTACGTGGTCAGCAACACCGGGGACGTCGACGTGACCGGCCTGAGCGTCCTGCTGGCCAACGGCAACGCCGTCCCGTCGACCTGCCAGGCGGGCACCCTGCCGAAGGGGGCCACCGCCGCCTGCCGCGCCGCCCTGCCGCAGCGGGTCACCGCCGCCGACGTGAGCGGCCTGGCCGTGAAGACCACGGCGCAGGTGACCGGTTCCTGGGTCGGCGGGACCGAGGTGCGCTCGCCGTCGGTCGGTGGGTCCGTGGTGACGGTCCTGCCGTCGGCCGGGGCGCTGCAGGCGTCCGGTGTGTCCACCACGTCCACCCTGCAGCCGTCCCCCTCGTCCATCACGTCCGTGCTGGCGCCGGCCCCGGTCCTGGGCCTGCCGGCCCCCTGGCTGCGGACGGCGTCCGCGAGCTCCGTCGTGGGGGTCCCTGCCTCGACGGGCCGGTGA
- a CDS encoding Lrp/AsnC family transcriptional regulator produces the protein MIDSIDRQIVHAMQVDGRAPFSRVATVLGVSEQTVARRWRRLRADGVVRVLGLATPDATEPSWHIRVRVQPAAAGAVAEALARRPDVSWVSLTSGGAEITCSTRPRTPRQRDALLLDRLPRTVQVIDLNAFSVLHAYVGGEYEWTAFEDPLTAEQIAALDQGPARPATTPTALDPEDEVLLAALATDGRLSYAELAGVTGWSESRVARRVEALRAAGTLYFDLEVANELLGHPVSAMLWLGVAPADLAHVGESLAREPETAFTAVVTGPANLMVAVVCRDTAHLYRFLTERVGSLPVHTLETSTVLRRVKQAGSLMDGPRLTDPEPPPVRGR, from the coding sequence GTGATCGACAGCATCGACCGCCAGATCGTGCACGCGATGCAGGTCGACGGACGCGCCCCCTTCAGCCGGGTGGCTACCGTGCTCGGGGTCTCGGAGCAGACGGTCGCCCGGCGCTGGCGGCGACTGCGCGCCGACGGCGTCGTCCGGGTCCTGGGGCTGGCCACCCCGGACGCCACCGAGCCCAGCTGGCACATCCGGGTGCGGGTGCAGCCGGCGGCGGCCGGGGCGGTGGCCGAGGCGCTGGCCCGCCGTCCCGACGTGTCCTGGGTCAGCCTGACCTCCGGCGGGGCCGAGATCACCTGCTCGACCCGGCCGCGCACGCCGCGCCAGCGCGACGCGCTGCTGCTGGACCGGCTCCCCCGCACGGTGCAGGTCATCGACCTCAACGCCTTCTCGGTGCTGCACGCCTACGTGGGCGGGGAGTACGAGTGGACGGCGTTCGAGGACCCGCTGACGGCCGAGCAGATCGCCGCGCTCGACCAGGGGCCGGCACGCCCGGCGACCACCCCGACGGCACTGGACCCCGAGGACGAGGTCCTCCTCGCCGCGCTGGCCACCGACGGGCGGCTGAGCTACGCCGAACTGGCCGGGGTCACCGGCTGGTCGGAGAGCCGGGTCGCCCGGCGGGTGGAGGCCCTGCGCGCCGCCGGCACGCTGTACTTCGACCTGGAGGTCGCCAACGAGCTCCTCGGCCACCCGGTCAGCGCGATGCTCTGGCTGGGCGTCGCCCCCGCCGACCTCGCCCACGTCGGGGAGTCCCTCGCCCGGGAGCCCGAGACCGCCTTCACCGCGGTGGTCACCGGCCCGGCCAACCTGATGGTGGCGGTGGTCTGCCGGGACACCGCGCACCTGTACCGCTTCCTCACCGAGCGGGTCGGGTCGCTGCCGGTGCACACCCTGGAGACCTCCACGGTGCTGCGGCGGGTCAAGCAGGCCGGCAGCCTGATGGACGGCCCGCGGCTGACCGATCCCGAGCCCCCGCCGGTCCGCGGCCGCTGA